AGTGCTTTGTGGAGCTTGTGTGGAGTGTTGTGCATCATTTGGCCATTAATTCCTAAAGCTGAGTGCGTATGAAAACACTGAATTTTTTGTATGGCCCGactctttttccctttgaatCATTTACCATAATCCAGTTGGTTGTCATCAAAGCTAGTCATGTTGTCCAATGAGACCTGATCAAatggtgttattttttttattactattattgtcATTCTGTCATTACCAGCTTTGAGCTCCCTTGttggtttgtaatatttttgttaaatgattttttatgaaaaatattacttgTATGTGTTTAGGAATTTATAATTCAACATGATACATTATTAGTTTTGGTCAAACTACCTGactataatgaatatttcttattatataaCTTGTATTTTGTCAATGACCAAAAAGTTTTTACCTTtgcatttttagttttatagtGCATGTTCTCATTGGACCCTGAACGTAATAGGATGAGTTCCCAACCTTTGGCATGGAATTTGTATTGATTCTGATTAGCAACTTAACAATAGAGaaacacaaataaaatgatGGACAACAGGACATAATGCTATAATGTTTAAACTATGTTCGATGTTAGGGTACATATGGCTATATATGTTTGGTTTGTGCTGTTTTTGCCCCCCATAATCCATATAATGGAGACAAACATGTTGTGTATTATTAAACTTTAATGGTTTAATAACACATACGAAGGTTTTATGTCCATACAAAGCCACCTTGTGCTCTCTGTCCTCCTCTGATCACCACACATACAAAGCCATTTTTAATGACATTAACTGATTATTGATTGTGCTTTGTGCATCATATATATGCTAGGCCATATATGTGATCTGTCAAGAATGTGATCAGATGCTTTATTTTGTAGAATGTGATCTTTCAACTAGCATTACaaactttcccttttttctGTTAGCTTATActttctttaatatttaatcCTACCTCATACCAGTTATTTAATCTTTGTTTGTGGCATGTGTTTGCTGGTTTGAGCTACTGttatctctttaattattgttcCCATGGACTAAGCTCTGTTGGTTTGACAAAGTTAAAAtctgtttttatgttcttatgCACTTTGCATGCTGTTTAGTATTGGATTTTCCTTCTCTAACCCCTGGCTGTGAATTTGTCTGTACTATTGGGACCTTTGCAGTGTTTAGTActgatgaataattattacttgtgggggagggagggggctgCATGTCTACTGTTAGGCTATGATGATGGGGTTTAGTGAGATAATTCATAAGTGTTAATGGGCCCCATTGAGATGGCGGGGTAATCCTCACCCGAATGATCATACTGCagtttgtaatagttttcaCAAAAGGCACGTGGGGTTTGGGTAAGGTTTTGCAGCCATTTGATGTTGGGCTCCTCTCTCACAcatgatgtaaattttgtaacCCATTCTgagccacatttaaaacacacaagtgtttagggaagtggatgggaatgctcttattttcacgttttcaaactaaattttttattggatcTGAGTTGTCTTAACCCCTCGGGTGTGATGATGAGACAATCCGAACATGGTGATGGAACACTTTGGCACACACCTCCATGGCATGGTAACCCGAATGGCCAATAAATAGTGGCAATCGGTTGTTGCAGCCATGCAAGGGAGGGTGCCAAGTGTGTCGTCATATGTTGCCATAGGATTCCTGAGCCGGTTACAAAAATCACTTGCAAATTTAGTTCTTAATTTTCTAACATGTGTATCACATATTTtatgtttacaaatttttagagaTGGACTCAAGAGAGCATGGAAATATGTTCTTCACCAGCCTCCTGACTTAGGAGCCTGAACTTGaccacatttatgttggtcaagGTGAACAACATCCCGTGACTTTGGATGACTCTCCACCCCCGCCCCAAGTAAATCCTCCCCCCTCTCAAAGAAAATTAGCCAGGGGTGCAAACTTCACCCCCgaagaagacaagttacttgtctccgCATGGCTGAATAGTAGCATTGATGCCATCCAAGGAACAGACCAAAAACACGCCCAACTTTGGGAAAAAGTTAGTCAATACTTCAATGAttataaagaaagtacaaatGAGCGGAGTGTTGGGTCCTTAATACATTGGTGGTCTGCCATTCAAAAGGCGACGAACAAATTTTGTGCTAAACTCGCCCAAGTTGAAGGGCtgaatcaaagtggcatgaCTGAGCAAGAAAATGTATAAGCATccacattattattatttatatgcgTTATGTTCCCTTTATCTTTAATGGGttggttaattatttgattttcattttgaattggaAGTTTGATAAAGCGAAGGTCATGTACCAATCGCTTGAGAAAACGGCCTTTCAGTTCAAGCATTGTTGGCAGCTATTGAAAGACCAGCCGAAATGGAATCAGCGTTGCACAAAGGACGGGACAAAGCGAATGTCGACGATGTCCCCTACATATTCGCGTACATCAGCAGTGGCAACTAATTCACCCATTGATTCAGTTGGTGGTACAGAGGGCGAGAATCTGGAAACTAATGATGTCATCGAATTGGATAGGCCAATAGGAAGAAAAGCTGAGAAATGAAAACGTAAGGCCCAAGGTAGAGCCTCAGAAGAGCTTGTGGAGCTCAGCAAGAAAAGGTATACTCTCCTAAAGGAGTCACGTGCTCAGGAGAAAGAATTTTTCTGACTCAAGGCGGAGAAGATGGCATATGAACGAGAAATTGAGGAAAATAAAAGTAGACAAGAGGATGAGAGACTGAGGTTGGAGGCGGAGAAACTGGAAATCGCCAGGTTGGAGAGAGAGGAGCGCATAATGTTGCTCGATGTGAGTACGTTAAATGAAGTTCAGCAAGTATATTTCCAGCAACTTCAAAGAGAGATATTGGCGCGACGCAATGCATCCTCAGATtgaggcattttttttttttttgtaactaaacaTTTATTCAGCACATAAAGGTGATGTATATTATGAACCATTCGTTTGTGGCACTTTTATgcgtttattgtattatataatttgtacgtTTGCAAAGTTTTATTAAGAAGATAGAAAACATGATCGTCAAATTTAAGTCATCCATGGATAGATGTTTCTTGATTACAACTCGACATTACAAATTCTTAAACTATtacagataatgaaaatattacaataacttAAACTGCATTTTCTTGAACCAAACatgttttttggaatgaaaattctaaaaacttgaaataaacTGTCGCTACTAATGATAAAATAGAGACTCCAACACAACCTTCTCTTCTATTGTTGGGAATGGAATTGCCAGTGATGTTCAATTAAATTTGCTTGTAGTTGATGATGTGCCGAGCTATCCCTAATTTCATGATGGCGCTGAATGAAGTTCATAAACTCATTTGTTGGATTGCGCGACAATTCTGGAATatcatcatcaagttgatcgTACTCCATGTTCAGACCCTGACTATCATCACGCTCATCCTCAATGATCATGTTATGTAGAATTCTACAACAcatgttttcattatatttgttagatCATTGACTTTGAATAATCGGGAAGGTCCACGAACGATTGCAAATCATTGTTGAAGTACCCCGAAGGCATGCTCGACATCTTTTCTTGCAGATTCTTGTGCTGTggcaaaatttttcttcttattcccttgGGGTGATAGAATCGTCTTCACAAACGTTGGCCACTTGGGATAAATACCATCGGCAAGGTAGTACCCTATAGTGTAGTCGTTgccattgattgtgtaattgactGGTGGAGCACGCCCTTGGGCAAGTTccgtgaaaataaaagatctctCTAGCACATTAATATCGTTATGTGAACCGGgcatacaaaaaaatgcatgccaTATCCAGAGATCATATGAAAcaactgcttctaaaataatagttggttcacgaATGTGGCCAGAGTACATACATTTCCAAGCGGCGGGacaatttttccacttccaatgcatgcaatcaatgcttcCCAGCATTCCTGGGAATCCCTGTTGTTCACCAACCACAAACAatcgagcaatatcattggcatttggagaccgtaaatattcatctgaaaaaacaGTTATGATTGTCTTGCAAAATGTTTTGAGACTCTCCATTACTGTGCTTTCTTCAATacgtatgtattcatccataaaatctccagTAACCACATAGGCCAGCATTCTAAGTACTGcggttatcttttgcatagaaaaTAAACTGAGTCTTCCagcattatctcttctctggACGAAGTAGGGCTCGTAAGCCTCTACCTCATTTAGAATACGGAGAAATAGGGCACGACTCATCCGAAATCTCATTCGAAATAGATTGGAAGgatatactggattttctgCAAAATAGTCACGGAAAAGGCACTCATGCCCTTAAATATGATCACGCCGAATAAACTTACGACGTTGGCGATTGCCACAATGCCTGGATAACTCTCCATCAGCCTTGGCATTAATAACAGCATCTAACTCATCATCAGATAACAAGTATGTAAGCAATTTGCGAAAGAAAGAACGAGTCATTTGATGAAAGGAGTTGGAGATGAGACTTCGATTTGGttgagaatgtgaatgcaagCAGAATACGTATTTATAGaggaaaaaattattgttacatataagacacaaaatgttaccgttggagaaaagacgaaaaaagttaccgttaggaaaaagataaaaaaaagttaccgttggagaagagacaaaaaaagttaccgttctATAAATGACAAAACATGTGTACTAATCATGGCGAATTCAAAAAATTACCATTGTactattttgtaaaatattttatcatcaatacgtggaaaatgcacatatttaaaaaaattattatttttaataccgatgttgaattgaaaaataatattgtgtctaaaaaaaaaaaattcgtataagtatttataaaatgtgttctttgaaaataagagaataagataaaagagttagtagttaaaaatggaaatggaagtgagagaaagaagtaataaaaaaaatagaaaaatattattttaatagaatagagaaaggatagggaatgggatgtagaagatttttttaagataagtaaaatttaagataaaattctAGGGAATGtcttttttagctaaaatttagggAAAATTTTATGCAtccggatggggatgctcttaGGTATAGTTTGAATTACAAAGGTTATAAATGTTACAATCTTCaaattggaaaaataataatttttcgaGACGTAGTCTTTCAAGAGTTTGATTTCCCTTTCCAACTCAAATCCAATTCTAACTTTAACCCAGGTCTTGATTTGTCTCCCATCTTCATTCCACTAGTGTAACCCATGCAACTACGTTCAACCTGTGCGATACATGACTCTATGCAATTAGTCCCCCAACTGATAGTGTCAATACTTCTAATATCCTACTCAATGTGCTTTCGTCCCAGAGTGACTTATCACAGATAATATTCTACTTGCTAATGAGGTTGTCCATTCCAtcagaaggggaaaaaaaagaggGTAAAACTAGTGTTATGTCTGTTAAGTTGGATATGAGTAAGCTCATGATAGGGCAGAATGGAAGTTTATTGAAATGGTGATGGGGGGTTTCTTTGATTCTCTCATGTTTATCGTAAGTTTCTTATCAAATTCTCCTTAATGGTGTGCCTACATCATCTATTTTGCCTTGTCGAGGTTTAAGACAAAGTGATCCGTTATctccatatttatttgttttacatgcaGAATGACTATCACCTCTCATTCAAGAAGCTGAGAAGAGAAGATTGATAAGGGGTGTACGAGTATGTAATGGTGCTCCAATGATAACTCACATATTTTTTGCTAATGATAGTTTGTTGTTTTGTCGACCAAACATGGTTGAAAATTCtacactaaaaaaattaatcaatatgTATGCAACTGCATCTAGTCAACAggtaaatttagaaaaaatggaGTTGTTACTTAGTAAAAATGTTGGTGAGGAAGAGGTGGTTGCTATTAAGGCACTTTGGAATGTACTGTCAATCCAATACCATACTCGGTATTTAGGGTTACTATCTTTTGTTGGGCATTCTCGTTGTGCTACTTTTCAGGATATAAAATCAAGAGTTTGGAATAAGTTACAATGGTGGAAGGAGAAACTTCTATCACAAGCTGgtcataaaattctaattaagGCAGTGGCGCAAGCATTACCTACATATATCATGAGTTGTTTTCAATTACCAAAGTTGTTTTATAGGGACTTGGAAAGTATGTTTGCTAGATTTTGGCGGGGACAATGTGGAGATGAGCATAAAGTTCATTAGGTTAGTTGGAAACAAATGTGTAAATCCAAGTTGGTTGGTGGTATGGGTTTTCATAACTTGGAGATTTTTAATTTGTCCTTACTTGCTAAACAAGGATGgtgattattataaaattatgattctTTGTTGTTTGAGGTTTTTAAAGCCAagtatttttgttattttccaaaaaatacttttttacagTCACAACTTGGATGTTACCCTTCTTATTTGTGGAGAAACATTTTTGCAACGAAAGAAATTCTTATTCAGGATTGTACCTGACGAGTTGGGACTGGAAAAAACATTAATGTATAGACAGATCGTTGGGTGTCAACAAGTTTGGAGACTTTTAGTTCTCGGTCTTCTCAACTATTACCCTTGAATGCCACCGTTAATATACTATTTAACTCTTTTTCTAGAACTTGGAATGAAGATTTgattagaaatatttttccatCTTATGTGGCCGAGCAGATTCACCATAATCCTCTTCCTTCTTGGGCAGTTGATCAGCTCGTGTGGAGTGCAAATAAGTTAGGTATGTATTCTGTAAAATTTGGATATCATTTTACTATAGAAATGGTACATATGAGTGGTGATGTAGGAAGTTTACACTCACAATGTCATATGGATTTAGGGAGAAAGTTATTTAATTTGTCTCTTCCTAATAAAGTGAAAAACTATGTTTGGAGGGCTTGTACCAACAACTTACCTACAAAggttaatttatagaaaataagtaTAGTGGCTGAAGGGATTTGTGCTCTTTGTCACTTGAAAAATGAAGATGTAATTCATGTTTTGTGTTCATGTTCTTATGTTTCTAAAGTGTGGAAGGGTTGAAACAGAAAACTTTTTCAGTTATTGGGTGATGCTAATCGGTTTGATATGTTATTATGGAAAGTCATGGAAGTTGATTTGTTTTTAGTTCCTATATTCATTACAATCTATTGGAACGTGTGGAAATATAGAAATCTATGTTTGTTTAAAGATACTATGAGTGCAATATTGGAAGTTGTTGACCATTGTTGTGAGTATGTAATAAGTTTTAATACTATTCAAGCATCTACTcaaattgtgaaaaatgagaaagtgcTGAAGTGGCAACCTCCCTTAACATGATAAGGTCAAGCTGAATTTTTGATTGGGCTTTGTTTAAGGATGAAGTTACTGCTGGGGTGAGTATTATTCTTAAAGATGATGATGGAAGTAGGGTTGTACAAAAACCAATCAAACCGGCCGGGATCGACCAGACTGGCCGTCAGAGTACAAAACCGGCAGAGAACCGATCGGCCGACAATAGAAATAAGTTAAAACTGACGTTggccgattatatatatatatacatatatatacacattatatTATACGTGtataaaacgatgtcgtttcaaTTAAGTAAATGAAACGACATCGTGTTTTAAACttgatctttataaaaaaaacaattatgtgaaatgtatatttaatattatatgtgtataaaataacattgtttcacttaaataagtgaaacgacCTCGTTTTAAACCTGATctttataaaaacaattatgttaaACGGCATGGTTTCGCCGTTTCGACTTAGGGATCATTAACCACCCTCCCCTccctattcttcttcttcccgattctatttgtttttttcttcttcgttCCTGCTCCCAGCCCCGCAATCGCCCTCATCGCCATTTCCCTCTGTTTTCACGACATTCACATTGTTCGTTAAAGCCCCGCATCGTCGCACATCTCCTCTTCTCTCCGTACtcgtatttattttattcttatttttttgtgttttaacgTATTTGGTTTTGATGTATTCGGTTTTGATGTGTTATTCAtctttgataattatttttcatattatttattgtctAGATTGTTTATGTGTGTATGTACAGGAAGTTTAACAATTTTGAACCAAATTTTTGGAATCATGAACGGTGAATCGGGACCTAATTTCTACTGTGAGTGctgctttaatatttttttacataaattgtGTTGACACATTTGTGAAGAGACTATGAAGTTTTCGATTGCAGAGATAATAATTATTGATGAATTGTCATTTAGAATTGTTAAAGGGCAATGATTTGGAAATATGTGTTGGTTGCTTGAACCTTAATTTAAAATGCCATGTTGCGTCAAGACTGCAAAAGATTGTATAAAATTGTTTGCATCATAAAAGGGAAagtttaaaaagttgtttaaagaTGAGGGCAGGAAGATTTCATTGACTACCTATATATGGATATTggtacaaaatcttaattatatgtgtctaGCTACACATTTCATTGATAGGGATTGAAAAtcgcaaaaaaattatttttttttttaatccccaATTATCAGGGGAATACTATTGGGAGATATATTAAATCGTGTCTCCTTGATTGGGGaattgataagatatttactATTATTGTTGATAATATTAGTTCAAATGATACTTCAATTTCATatacaaaacaattttttatggAGAATTTGTTGGGAGAAAGTATTTGAACATGAGATGTCGTGCTCATATTTTGAACCTTAAGGTGGGCAATATTTTTGGTGGAAGTGTTATGTGGCATTAACCATGTATTCTTTACAAATTAAGCTCTTGGAAAAGAATTCTGCAGCAAATAGGCATATATGTTGTAGTGCTTGTTGTGAATGAAGGTCTGAATGAGTGTAAGATGTCATCACAATTGTTAGGAATGCAGATAGATATGTGGGCTCCTCTGCTACAAGATTAAACAAGTTTAAGAAATGTgtagataaaaagaaaattgattataagaaaatgttgtCTCTTAATGTAGAAACTCTATGGAACTCAACTTACATGATGTTAGAGGCATCTGAGAAGTTTAAGAAGGCTTTCAGGCAGATGGAGAGTGAGGACTACAATTTCCTCTCATACTTTAATAGTGGAAACGTGGGGCCTCCTAGAGCTGATGAGTGGGAGACGGCGAagattttataaagttttttaaaatgttttatgatgccactaCGAGATTTTCTAGCTATTTATATGTCATGACCAACACCAGTTTTTTGAAAATCTATATGCTCCAAAAAGAGTTTCTTAGACTAAGTGAGAGTGATAATAGTTGTTTGATGAACATGACCATAAGCATGATAATGAAATATGATAAGTAATGGGATTCATTAGATAGGATGAACTTGTTTATGTTGATTGCAATTATGCTTTATCCACGTAGTAAATTAGGGTTTCTTACTTCAACCTGAAGAAAATTCATGATGAGACTCGTGTTGAAGAGTTGGTGTCGAGTGTAAGACAGTTATTAGCAGACTTGTATGCAGAGTATAAAGCTACATTCGAATATGAAATTCCCAATGTACCTCTATGATCACTCTAAATCACCTATCAATTTACTTGAACAAATTGGTGAGATCTCAATATTAGAATtattaaacaaatcaaataCTTAGTTTAACACTATGATTGGTTTCGAAGGGAAAccttttaaaaaactatttaaaggtaaaaccttaCGGGGCAGCCAAATCCAGGaaagtcaatcttattatttgaaaatcaattacaagtattcatcaattacaaaatttttgcaACTTGACACTCTTACTTATGTCTTCTACCTCAGCAGCAGCCAGAACTTCTAACGATCTTCAAGTATTGCCTTTCCTCCTAGAACTCTAGGGGCTGAAATTCAATCACACGATCCTCCACACTTGGAGCACGATCACACTTAAGGAGAGATGTAAAGTAAAGTGAAAATCCTCAAGATGATTTTCCCTTCATAAGCACACCAAATATATCTCAATGATCATTCATTTAACTCCTTAGAAAGTCATGAAACCGAATCccattaaatattagatttggaAATAGTCCTAGTTGAAATAGGATTCTGCTGACACATAGAGTCAGTCTCGAGAACGTTTCTTGGCAGATTGCTAACATTCCGCGATCATTCTTCTCTGTAGTTAGTAAATTGTATTCAACTTCTGTTATGGATAATTGCAGATATTTTTGAATTCGAATTTCATGTTGCTGACTTATCTAACCAACCTTAAAGACTCatagataaacttaatattgtttaaaataaagtcaaaaattattttacattcattcaaattcaaacttataATGACAAGATAAACTTTATCATTtagtcatctaatcctagccaacTTTAGCATTTACAGAATCTACCTCGATTAGCCTAGAACATGATCTCCCTCCGATATCTACAACCACAAAAGATGGTGAAGACAATTATGAGTCACAATTGTTTTATGAGTGGTATGAAGCATCTTCCACCATTGAATCTACAGCTTCCAAAACAGAGGTGGACCGATATTTATTAGATGGTTGTGAGGCACTTAGCCCATCTTTTGACTTGCTGATTTGGTGGAGAATTAATGAGCTTAACTATCAAATACTTGTGAAGATTGCACGAGACTTGTTGGTCATGTCTATTTCCACAGTTGCATCAAAGTCACCATTTAGTACGGAAGGTCGTGTACTTGATTCTTTTTGGAGTTCGTTGACTTCAATAACCGTTGAGGCGCTTATTTGTGCTTAGAATTAGTTGCAACATTCGTCAAAACCAATTGATATCTGAGAGTCCATAGATAATGTGAGCAACTTTGTGATATAATTTGGTAATGTTTTCTTCATTCAATATTCATTtgcttttataaattaattttagtatttttcatcattcaaatttaataatatttaatattttaatcttattaatgTTTTTATATAGAGTTGGGAGCACAATCAAGCGTCACATCTATTGAAGATTGAAGATCGTTGAAGATCAAGAATTAttgcaatttatttatcttatgttTTTTAGATGCATTTTTGCtttggacaatttttttttatttgtattaaatATCTAgtggagtttttattttttcaagttatCTAGTAATTAATATAGTAGTATATACTTAGTAGTTACTAGTTCATTAGTATTTTactattgttaattttttttaacctaagGCTAACATTGcaaatgacattaaaattaaaatgattttgaatatttaaaatgggttttaaaaattcagaaaattagaatttgaaatcaACTAAAAAAAGCCCAAAAAGATCTTGAATTGAGTAAAAGAAGGTCCAAAAAGATGTTGAATTGGGCAAAAACAATGGTCCAAAAGAAGTGGCCCAAACTGGCCAAACCAATCAAACAGACCGAGAACCAATCTGGTCGATTTCACCCTCTATGTCGACCAGTTTTGGCCaatttttccatttaaaaatcGGTCGGTCGAAACTGACCGGTTTGGTCTTCACCCCTAGTTGGAAGGGTGTTGTTTGCTTTAAGTAAGAAGGAAGTGGGTGTCTTTGAAGTGAATGAGATTAAATCTTTGGCAACATTGAAAAGCTTGCAAATAGCGTTGGGCATGGATTTTTGTAGCTTAATCATAGAAGGTGACTCATGGAATGTTGTTGAAGCCATTAAAACTCGAATGCCTCTTTCCTCTGACATGGGCCTCTAATTTTGGAAATAAATCGTCTTCTCCAtctttttctagattttgaaattttacatGTGAGACAACAAGGTAATGAAATGACACATATGTTAGCGCAACATGCCCGTAACATTAAGGATACTCTTCAATGGTGGAATAATTGTccatatgttatttttaataaggtTTTAGTAGATGTTTCACCTTAATTAAGGTGTATTGTATTGTTCATCATTGGGTTGACAGAGGACTTATCTTGTATTTTGTATTCAGCGGTTTCTGGTTTGAATGAAGttcaaatgttataaaaaaaaaataacttctaATGGAAGTGTTAATATAAATGTGAAAGAGTTTGTAATATAATGGAAATCAAAagtgaatgagaaaaaaaaaaatgagagaagacTATATGTTCGAGTAGTTTGGAATTATATACCTAGTTAAGAGCTCTAAGTGCTAAGTTTTGATCCTATTTCTAATTGATTTGCATTACAAATGACATGTACTTATAggcaatattttaaattttattctggtgattatttcatttaattattggaATTGAATATTTCGGTAATTATCCGTTCTAGTGTATCGTTTCGagactaactatatatattatgtatatataaagtgataactaatagaataaatacatgtatattagtgtcaaaagataatattaaaaaaattataaacttgaaTTAggacacaaataaaaaaaataaaagagcagataaattattaaaaataatgatatttgaaaaaaaaaaaaagataatgaggggactatttaaagttacaaaaaattaaaattatataaataccttttagattttaaaattaattaaatatcatacaaactttaaaattacaaaaatgtcatccaaatttagaaaagtaCAAAACTTCCATTAAAATTATTCAGAATGGAATAGGGCACGAAATGGCCGAAACTTGATCAGAATGGCCAAAACAGGTCACAATGGACCGAAATTTGAAACGAAAACCTATAGTGTATCGAGTCCTACACTGAAATGGCCAAAACGGAATGGAATTAAAAACTACACTTGCAGAAGACTGAGATAGGTAAGATTAAAACAAACATGAAGGGAATATCACGAGTGAGTGTCTAAGATGGCACAGTTGGCAAGGTTGGAATTTACTTGTGagaagttgagaaaaaaaaaatcattttaagttgttgtccaaatttaaagagtaatgctacatataataGTGAAATGCGCAAACAACATgtagttgttttgaaaaagagtggagtctattattaaaaaattaatttcttttcatgtggatttcatatttattcatttttttcaaaacgactgcacgacgcttgcacactcacaattataagtatcatttctcaaacttaaaagtCTATTCTCTTAATAGCTTCTCTCGGTGGGAGAAGCATTTTCTTTTGACCGATAAgtgtaattgtattttttttaattttttttctttaatttcaaacatttttaaatatatttaaatacttaaaaaatataaatatttactaatatttacttcttaattatcaaaaaaataataaaaataaaaatacacaatcGATCAAATCTAAGGGTACAATCATTGGTTCACTAAagcattattctattttaaaagagCCCAAGAATTCAGTCTTATCTTAGCCGACGCTACCAACCGACTAGCTTAAAAGGGAAATAATATCCTCACCGGAGTCTCCgtcgattattttttttaaggaaaatgatagggttactaccctcttactactcatttactactttttttatatttgattttttttataattttttattttatttaatagttaaggaagtgataattagtaaatttatatatttttttaattttttcttaatgattaaggatgttaaaaaaat
This window of the Juglans regia cultivar Chandler chromosome 12, Walnut 2.0, whole genome shotgun sequence genome carries:
- the LOC108995881 gene encoding uncharacterized protein LOC108995881, with product MTRSFFRKLLTYLLSDDELDAVINAKADGELSRHCGNRQRQNPVYPSNLFRMRFRMSRALFLRILNEVEAYEPYFVQRRDNAGRLSLFSMQKITAVLRMLAYVVTGDFMDEYIRIEESTGFPGMLGSIDCMHWKWKNCPAAWKCMYSGHIREPTIILEAVVSYDLWIWHAFFCMPGSHNDINVLERSFIFTELAQGRAPPVNYTINGNDYTIGYYLADGIYPKWPTFVKTILSPQGNKKKNFATAQESARKDVEHAFGVLQQ